Proteins encoded together in one Cellulomonas gilvus ATCC 13127 window:
- a CDS encoding diacylglycerol/lipid kinase family protein, which produces MNTTPATAPDATPEATGSSGPRSALVVNTHRVEGSDVLRARIEQRLAEAGWPAPAWFETSAEDPGEGQARQAVADGAEVVMVCGGDGTVRSAIDGLVGTDAALAVLPGGTGNLLAANLGIPADVDGALDVVLAGGRRSIDVGETEGQTFAIMAGMGFDAKVMDSAPTALKAKAGWLAYVVSAVKHVAEREMHVQIRIDDQPPLTRHARTVLVGNVGKLQGGLVLLPDAEPANGRLEVAIVAPRNIGHWIQLVVGVALRRERVPRREILRGTRVRVRSDRPQPRQIDGDVIDDGRSLDVRVRAGALHVCAPAQPEA; this is translated from the coding sequence GTGAACACCACGCCTGCCACGGCTCCCGACGCCACGCCCGAGGCCACCGGCTCGTCCGGCCCGAGGTCCGCGCTCGTCGTCAACACGCACCGCGTCGAGGGGTCGGACGTGCTGCGTGCCCGGATCGAGCAGCGCCTCGCAGAGGCGGGGTGGCCGGCGCCGGCGTGGTTCGAGACCTCGGCCGAGGACCCGGGGGAGGGGCAGGCGCGGCAGGCGGTCGCGGACGGCGCCGAGGTGGTCATGGTGTGCGGCGGCGACGGGACGGTGCGGTCGGCGATCGACGGGCTCGTCGGCACGGACGCCGCCCTGGCCGTGCTGCCGGGCGGGACCGGCAACCTGCTCGCGGCCAACCTGGGGATCCCGGCCGACGTGGACGGCGCGCTCGACGTGGTGCTCGCGGGTGGCCGCCGAAGCATCGACGTCGGGGAGACCGAGGGCCAGACGTTCGCGATCATGGCCGGCATGGGCTTCGACGCGAAGGTCATGGACAGCGCGCCCACGGCGCTCAAGGCCAAGGCGGGTTGGCTCGCGTACGTGGTGAGCGCGGTCAAGCACGTCGCGGAGCGCGAGATGCACGTCCAGATCCGGATCGACGACCAGCCGCCGCTGACCCGGCACGCCCGCACGGTGCTGGTGGGCAACGTCGGCAAGCTCCAGGGCGGGCTGGTTCTGCTGCCGGACGCCGAGCCCGCGAACGGCCGCCTCGAGGTGGCGATCGTCGCGCCGCGGAACATCGGGCACTGGATCCAGCTCGTGGTCGGCGTGGCGCTGCGCCGCGAGCGTGTACCCCGGAGGGAGATCCTGCGCGGCACCCGCGTGCGTGTCCGCAGCGATCGTCCGCAGCCCCGCCAGATCGACGGCGACGTGATCGACGACGGCCGATCGCTGGACGTCCGGGTCCGCGCGGGCGCCCTGCACGTCTGCGCACCGGCTCAGCCGGAGGCCTGA
- a CDS encoding GNAT family N-acetyltransferase yields the protein MVVVEVVPWEDEAAVRLRVAQQAELRDRYGDDDIGHEMTGDQIVAMVVLREHGEPVACVALRDASEDLGPGVGEVKRLYTDPAARGRGYSRRVMLELEQIARGQGWNRLVLETGVLQPEAIGLYLTLGYRSIPNYGEYVDEASSRCFAKDLTSGAPQRVAGTTAPRPRPELVEVGWDHPDAFALRVAMREFNVGLYPEMVDPDEPDGGFASDDVRQGVGALTTWIARLDGEPVGCLTLRAPRPGCPAGSAELKKLFVTDAARGAGVARALLGAADDAARDRGFTSLVLSTGIRQPEAITLYLSDGYRPVLPFTDPAGEFLLLWFAKPLVG from the coding sequence GTGGTCGTCGTCGAGGTCGTCCCCTGGGAGGACGAGGCTGCGGTGCGCCTGCGCGTCGCGCAGCAGGCCGAGCTGCGCGACCGGTACGGCGACGACGACATCGGCCACGAGATGACCGGCGACCAGATCGTCGCGATGGTGGTGCTGCGCGAGCACGGCGAGCCGGTGGCCTGCGTGGCGCTGCGTGACGCATCGGAGGACCTCGGCCCCGGCGTCGGCGAAGTCAAGCGCCTCTACACCGACCCGGCCGCGCGCGGGCGCGGGTACTCGCGCCGCGTGATGCTCGAGCTCGAGCAGATCGCGCGCGGCCAGGGCTGGAACCGGCTGGTGCTCGAGACGGGGGTGCTGCAGCCCGAGGCGATCGGGCTCTACCTCACGCTGGGCTACCGCTCGATCCCGAACTACGGCGAGTACGTCGACGAGGCGTCGTCGCGGTGCTTCGCCAAGGACCTGACGAGCGGTGCGCCGCAGCGCGTGGCCGGCACCACCGCGCCCCGCCCACGGCCCGAGCTCGTGGAGGTGGGCTGGGACCACCCGGACGCGTTCGCGCTGCGCGTCGCCATGCGCGAGTTCAACGTGGGCCTGTACCCGGAGATGGTGGACCCGGACGAGCCGGACGGCGGGTTCGCGTCCGACGACGTGCGCCAGGGGGTCGGTGCGCTGACCACGTGGATCGCGCGGCTCGACGGTGAGCCGGTCGGGTGCCTGACCTTGCGGGCGCCGCGGCCCGGGTGCCCGGCGGGCTCGGCCGAGCTCAAGAAGCTGTTCGTCACCGATGCTGCGCGCGGAGCAGGGGTGGCGCGCGCGCTCCTGGGGGCCGCGGATGACGCCGCGCGCGACCGGGGCTTCACCTCGCTGGTCCTGTCCACCGGCATCCGGCAGCCCGAGGCCATCACGCTCTACCTGTCGGACGGCTACCGCCCGGTGCTCCCGTTCACGGACCCGGCGGGGGAGTTCCTGCTCCTGTGGTTCGCGAAGCCGCTGGTGGGCTGA
- the purQ gene encoding phosphoribosylformylglycinamidine synthase subunit PurQ, with product MTRIGVVTFPGTLDDRDAARAVRLAGGEPVALWHADADLHGVDAVVLPGGFSYGDYLRAGAISRFAPVMSEIVDGAHRGLPVLGICNGFQVLTEAHLLPGSMIKNDHLHFVCREQVLTVENADTAWTRDYTAGEQITIPLKNQDGQYVADERTLDELEGEGRVVFRYTGGNPNGSRRDIAGISNARGNVVGLMPHPEHAVEAGFGPDGGQGPRSGTDGLRFFTSVLHSLVG from the coding sequence GTGACCCGCATCGGCGTCGTCACGTTCCCCGGCACGCTCGACGACAGGGACGCCGCGCGGGCCGTGCGGCTCGCGGGGGGCGAGCCCGTCGCGCTGTGGCACGCCGACGCCGACCTGCACGGCGTCGACGCGGTGGTGCTGCCGGGCGGGTTCTCCTACGGCGACTACCTGCGTGCGGGCGCCATCAGCCGCTTCGCGCCGGTGATGAGCGAGATCGTCGACGGCGCGCACCGGGGCCTGCCGGTGCTCGGCATCTGCAACGGCTTCCAGGTGCTGACCGAGGCGCACCTGCTCCCCGGCTCGATGATCAAGAACGACCACCTGCACTTCGTGTGCCGCGAGCAGGTGCTCACGGTCGAGAACGCGGACACGGCGTGGACCCGCGACTACACAGCGGGTGAGCAGATCACCATCCCGCTGAAGAACCAGGACGGCCAGTACGTGGCCGACGAGCGCACCCTCGACGAGCTCGAGGGTGAGGGACGCGTCGTCTTCCGGTACACAGGCGGCAACCCGAACGGGTCGCGCCGCGACATCGCGGGCATCAGCAACGCACGCGGCAACGTGGTCGGCCTCATGCCGCACCCCGAGCATGCGGTCGAGGCCGGCTTCGGCCCGGACGGCGGCCAGGGTCCGCGCAGCGGCACGGACGGACTGCGCTTCTTCACGTCGGTGCTGCACTCGCTCGTCGGCTGA
- the purS gene encoding phosphoribosylformylglycinamidine synthase subunit PurS: protein MGRVVVDVMPKPEILDPQGKAVAAALGRLGFGQFGAVRQGKRFELEVEGEVTEEVIAAARAAGEQVLSNPVIEDVVAVYAEEQQA, encoded by the coding sequence GTGGGACGAGTTGTCGTCGACGTCATGCCGAAGCCCGAGATCCTGGACCCGCAGGGCAAGGCGGTGGCCGCAGCGCTGGGCCGGCTGGGCTTCGGGCAGTTCGGCGCCGTGCGCCAGGGCAAGCGGTTCGAGCTCGAGGTCGAGGGTGAGGTCACCGAGGAGGTGATCGCGGCCGCCCGGGCCGCCGGTGAGCAGGTGCTGTCGAACCCGGTGATCGAGGACGTCGTCGCGGTCTACGCCGAGGAGCAGCAGGCGTGA
- a CDS encoding HNH endonuclease signature motif containing protein: MFESRATVDSGGAQAAATLVASRPRVGGAAPADGAPWPREDSAGADAPAGRRSLAPADGGRSAREVGAGADVLVELEAVAARLAGLVSVADGAAGWDGRVRARVLRVLDGLPGVVEAVRAPVLVASQRAAAAVAGGERGFVDVRARLTGASRWQAAGQVAAAGALAALPVVREAVAGGVVPVGHVQVLARAWQDAGAGLSAAWGTTAGQEKVVELARGVDAREFSRSLAALAAQDDPDGVEDRREAARRARFLTLSHAPDGTFLRGRLDPVAGQVLARALEATGHRPDADRTGDQARADALTALAQHTLTAGHRPSRAVGAAAAIPAPTAPAPDATDPDPIADPDLPDGTPSAPAAHITLLVPAETWHAVRTTQQTRRTRARAQRRADARESRPAGADLTSSSAGAGVRDHDDSAAVPSAVTDDGTTITATELAAALCDCAMTRTVMNAAGLPLDVGRTRRMFTPAQRTAVTARDHRCAWNGCSVPARHCQIHHIAWWHRHTGTTDLTNAVLLCTFHHHEVHRLDLDIERLPPATVPDPVAASPHLDLDADAPPGRGHVASDERRGPPGWAAPSRASLGNPTVPVRYLFRDRRGTPYNAPGDPPPD, from the coding sequence ATGTTCGAATCGCGGGCGACAGTGGATAGCGGTGGCGCTCAAGCCGCCGCCACCCTCGTCGCGTCCCGCCCGCGCGTCGGTGGTGCGGCCCCGGCTGACGGCGCGCCTTGGCCGCGCGAGGACAGCGCGGGTGCGGACGCGCCGGCTGGCCGCCGGTCCCTGGCCCCGGCTGACGGTGGGCGGTCGGCGCGCGAAGTCGGCGCCGGTGCGGATGTGCTGGTGGAGCTTGAGGCGGTGGCGGCGCGTCTGGCGGGGTTGGTGTCGGTCGCTGATGGTGCGGCGGGTTGGGACGGGCGGGTGCGGGCGCGGGTGCTGCGGGTGCTGGACGGGTTGCCGGGTGTGGTGGAGGCGGTGCGTGCCCCGGTGCTGGTCGCCTCGCAGCGTGCGGCGGCAGCGGTGGCTGGGGGTGAGCGGGGGTTCGTGGATGTGCGGGCCCGGTTGACGGGTGCGTCGCGGTGGCAGGCGGCGGGTCAGGTCGCGGCGGCGGGGGCGTTGGCGGCGTTGCCGGTGGTGCGTGAGGCGGTCGCCGGCGGGGTCGTTCCGGTGGGGCATGTGCAGGTGCTGGCGCGGGCGTGGCAGGACGCGGGCGCGGGTCTGAGCGCGGCGTGGGGCACGACGGCGGGTCAGGAGAAGGTCGTCGAGCTCGCGCGGGGTGTCGATGCGCGGGAGTTCTCCCGGTCGTTGGCGGCGCTGGCGGCGCAGGACGACCCGGACGGGGTCGAGGACCGGCGCGAGGCGGCACGCCGTGCCCGGTTCCTGACGTTGTCGCACGCCCCGGACGGCACGTTCCTGCGGGGCCGGTTGGACCCGGTCGCCGGGCAGGTCCTGGCCCGCGCGCTGGAGGCCACCGGGCACCGTCCGGATGCGGACCGCACGGGTGATCAGGCCCGCGCCGACGCGCTGACCGCCCTGGCCCAGCACACCCTGACCGCAGGGCACCGCCCCAGTCGCGCGGTCGGGGCCGCAGCCGCCATCCCGGCGCCGACCGCGCCCGCCCCGGACGCGACCGATCCGGACCCGATCGCGGACCCCGACCTGCCCGACGGGACCCCGTCAGCCCCGGCCGCCCACATCACCCTGCTCGTGCCCGCCGAGACCTGGCACGCCGTGCGCACCACCCAACAGACCCGCAGGACGCGCGCTCGCGCGCAGCGACGCGCTGATGCCCGCGAGAGCAGGCCAGCCGGCGCGGACCTCACCTCCAGCAGCGCAGGAGCTGGTGTCCGCGACCACGATGACAGTGCTGCCGTGCCCTCCGCGGTCACCGATGACGGGACCACCATCACCGCGACCGAGCTCGCCGCCGCCCTGTGCGACTGCGCGATGACCCGCACCGTGATGAACGCCGCCGGCCTGCCCCTGGACGTCGGACGCACCCGACGCATGTTCACCCCCGCCCAACGCACCGCCGTGACCGCACGCGACCACCGCTGCGCCTGGAACGGCTGCTCCGTACCCGCACGCCACTGCCAGATCCACCACATCGCCTGGTGGCACCGCCACACCGGCACCACCGACCTGACCAACGCCGTCCTGCTCTGCACCTTCCACCACCACGAAGTCCACCGCCTCGACCTCGACATCGAACGCCTCCCACCAGCGACCGTCCCGGACCCGGTCGCGGCCTCGCCGCACCTCGACCTCGACGCCGACGCGCCGCCCGGACGGGGCCACGTCGCCAGCGACGAGCGACGCGGACCACCGGGGTGGGCAGCCCCGTCCCGCGCATCGCTCGGGAACCCGACCGTCCCCGTGCGTTACCTGTTCCGCGACCGACGCGGCACCCCCTACAACGCACCCGGCGACCCTCCGCCCGACTGA
- a CDS encoding amidohydrolase, translating into MTSLVLRRVRRAGVDEPGDVLVRDGLVRALAPSLAVPTGAEVVDCAGRFVMPGLWDQHVHATQWAMSRRRLDLSRASSAAQVVALVAAALPHARAGTPLVGHGFRDGLWPDEPLVADLDAVAGDVPVVLVSGDLHCAWASTAGLRFLGARPVPGLLREGDWLPLQGGIDRWPDDAVDGMVEDALLAAAARGVVGVVDFEIADNLAVWRRRSAAGRVPVRVRAGVWQAYLDRVLHDELHTGDHVHGLVTQGPLKIIVDGSLNTRTAWCDDPYPGTADRGVLSVPGPTLEPLLAHAHAHGLRAALHAIGDAAARVVLDAFEVTGARGSVEHAQLLSVADVARLARLGLVASVQPAHLVDDRSVAEQHWAGRTDRAFPYGALHRAGARLALGSDAPVAPLDPWLAIDAAVHRGAPGDDAWHPEQALPAAVALDASLDGQPRGLRVGMPADLVVLDDDPVAVAATPGALRSLGVSGTLVAGAWVHRDPSLG; encoded by the coding sequence ATGACGTCACTGGTGCTGCGGCGGGTGCGGCGCGCCGGCGTCGACGAGCCCGGTGACGTGCTGGTGCGTGACGGCCTGGTCCGTGCGCTCGCCCCGAGCCTCGCCGTACCCACCGGTGCCGAGGTCGTCGACTGCGCCGGGCGGTTCGTCATGCCCGGGCTCTGGGACCAGCACGTGCACGCCACGCAGTGGGCCATGAGCCGCCGTCGGCTCGACCTGTCGCGCGCCTCGTCGGCCGCCCAGGTCGTCGCGCTCGTCGCAGCCGCATTGCCGCATGCCCGGGCCGGGACGCCGCTCGTCGGGCACGGGTTCCGGGACGGGCTGTGGCCCGACGAGCCGCTCGTCGCGGACCTCGACGCCGTCGCGGGCGACGTGCCCGTGGTGCTCGTCTCGGGCGACCTGCACTGCGCGTGGGCCTCGACCGCGGGCCTGCGGTTCCTGGGCGCGCGCCCCGTGCCCGGCCTGCTGCGCGAGGGCGACTGGCTGCCGCTGCAGGGCGGGATCGACCGGTGGCCCGACGACGCCGTGGACGGCATGGTCGAGGACGCGCTGCTCGCCGCGGCGGCGCGGGGCGTCGTCGGCGTCGTCGACTTCGAGATCGCCGACAACCTCGCGGTGTGGCGGCGGCGCTCGGCGGCCGGCCGGGTGCCCGTGCGCGTGCGTGCCGGCGTCTGGCAGGCGTACCTGGACCGGGTCCTGCACGACGAGCTGCACACCGGCGACCACGTCCACGGCCTCGTCACGCAGGGCCCGCTCAAGATCATCGTCGACGGCTCGCTGAACACCCGGACGGCCTGGTGCGACGACCCGTACCCCGGGACCGCGGACCGCGGTGTGCTGTCCGTACCGGGCCCCACGCTCGAGCCGCTGCTCGCGCACGCGCACGCGCACGGCCTGCGCGCCGCGCTCCATGCCATCGGCGACGCCGCCGCACGCGTGGTGCTCGACGCGTTCGAGGTGACCGGGGCGCGCGGCTCGGTCGAGCACGCGCAGCTGCTGTCCGTCGCCGACGTCGCCCGGCTGGCCCGGCTCGGACTGGTCGCCAGCGTGCAGCCCGCACACCTGGTGGACGACCGTTCCGTCGCCGAGCAGCACTGGGCCGGGCGGACCGACCGCGCCTTCCCGTACGGCGCGCTGCACCGCGCCGGTGCGCGGCTCGCGCTCGGCTCCGACGCCCCCGTCGCACCGCTCGACCCGTGGCTCGCGATCGACGCCGCGGTGCATCGCGGCGCGCCCGGGGATGACGCATGGCACCCCGAGCAGGCGCTGCCCGCCGCGGTCGCGCTGGACGCGTCGTTGGACGGACAGCCGCGCGGGTTGCGGGTCGGGATGCCGGCGGACCTCGTCGTGCTCGACGACGACCCGGTGGCCGTCGCCGCCACGCCGGGTGCGCTGCGGTCGCTCGGCGTGAGCGGCACTCTCGTCGCCGGGGCGTGGGTGCACCGGGACCCCTCGCTCGGGTAA
- a CDS encoding phosphoribosylaminoimidazolesuccinocarboxamide synthase, with the protein MTLDATDAPTATLPGWAHTYSGKVRDLYTPDASAQGDAIREAHGDVVLVVASDRVSAYDHVLSPGIPDKGVVLTQLSLWWFEQLADLVPSHVVSTDVPAAVAGRAMICRRLQMFPVECVARGYLTGSGLAEYRASGQVTGIALPPGLVDGSRLPEPIFTPATKAELGEHDENVPFEVVAQTVGGQAAVTLRDLTLAVYARAEAVARERGVILADTKLEFGTDPGSGAVVLGDEVLTPDSSRFWPADAWQPGHPQPSFDKQYVRDWLTSAASGWERASDVPPPPLPADVVERTRARYLEAYERLTGVPLSV; encoded by the coding sequence GTGACTCTCGACGCCACGGACGCCCCGACCGCGACGCTGCCCGGCTGGGCGCACACGTACTCCGGGAAGGTCCGGGACCTGTACACCCCGGACGCCTCCGCGCAGGGCGACGCGATCCGCGAGGCGCACGGCGACGTCGTGCTCGTCGTCGCGAGCGACCGCGTCTCCGCGTACGACCACGTGCTCTCCCCGGGCATCCCCGACAAGGGTGTGGTGCTCACGCAGCTGTCGCTGTGGTGGTTCGAGCAGCTCGCGGACCTGGTGCCGAGCCACGTGGTCTCCACGGACGTGCCGGCCGCCGTCGCGGGGCGCGCCATGATCTGCCGCCGCCTGCAGATGTTCCCCGTCGAGTGCGTCGCGCGCGGGTACCTGACGGGTTCGGGCCTCGCGGAGTACCGCGCATCCGGTCAGGTCACGGGCATCGCGCTGCCGCCGGGGCTGGTGGACGGGTCGCGGCTGCCGGAGCCGATCTTCACGCCCGCGACCAAGGCCGAGCTGGGCGAGCACGACGAGAACGTCCCGTTCGAGGTGGTCGCGCAGACCGTCGGCGGCCAGGCTGCGGTGACGCTGCGCGATCTGACCCTCGCGGTGTACGCGCGGGCGGAGGCCGTCGCACGCGAGCGCGGCGTGATCCTGGCGGACACCAAGCTCGAGTTCGGCACCGACCCCGGCAGCGGTGCCGTCGTCCTCGGCGACGAGGTGCTGACGCCCGACTCGTCGCGGTTCTGGCCCGCGGACGCGTGGCAGCCCGGGCACCCTCAGCCGAGCTTCGACAAGCAGTACGTGCGCGACTGGCTGACGTCCGCCGCATCCGGCTGGGAGCGCGCCTCGGACGTGCCGCCGCCGCCGCTGCCCGCCGACGTGGTCGAGCGGACGCGGGCGCGCTACCTCGAGGCGTACGAGCGGCTCACCGGCGTGCCGCTGAGCGTCTGA